TTCAAACGCGCGATGAGGTATTCCAAGGAACACCTGCGCAGTATCACGAGAATTCATGAGAATTTTTCTAGGTTGCTTACTTCATTTCTTTCAACGCAACTAAGAACCTTTGTTCAAATTGAGATCGACCTTGTAGACCAAGTAAACTATAGTGAGTTCGTCGCTTCAATTCCCTCCAAAACGATTTTGAATGTTTTTGACGTAAAACCAGTGGATGGGAAAATGGTCATGGAAATTAATCCTCAAGTTGCCTACGCTGTGCTTGAGCGATTATTGGGAGGTCAGGGAGACGCGTCTGAACGAAATGGTTCTTTAACGGAAATTGAAACGGTATTACTGCAAAAGGTGTTTACACGTGCGTTTGAAATGTATCAGGAAGTATGGAAAGATATCGAAAATATGAGAGTGAAGCTTGAAGGAATCGAAACGAATCCGCAATTTATTCAAATTGCTTCACAAAATGATACGGTCATTATTATCGTTTTTCATACGACCATTGGGGAAACAACTGGAAGGATGACATTATGTATACCACATTTAATTGTCGAACCGGTGCTTCCAAAATTATCAACACATCAATGGCTATCTTCCTTGGCGAAGAAGAATGTTCCACAGCAGGATAAAATTATTCAAAATCTTGATAATGTTCGTGTCCCTGTTCTTGCCGAACTAGGAAGGGCGACATTACCTGTTTCTGAAATCATGAATCTGCAAATTGGGGATGTAATTGGGATTGAAACAGGGAAAATTCAAGTAAAAGTTGGACAACAAACGAGATTCCTTGGCAATCCTGGAACAAAAAAAGGCCGCTACGCCATTCAAATCGACCAAGTAATCCAAGTGGAAGGAGATGATTTAAAAAATGAATGAGGGCTTATTATCACAAGATGAAATAAATGCATTATTCAATCAAACAGAAGAAAAAAAACAATTATCAATCAATGACTTTTTGAGCCCCATGGAGCAAGATGCCTTAGGAGAGATTGGAAATATCTCACTAGGGAGTTCTACAACTGCCCTCTCTACATTGTTAAATCAACGTGTGGAAATCACAACGCCAACAATTGATGTTGTCGAACGTGAAAAAATGGAAGATACTATTTCCGAAAATCATGTTGCTGTACACGTGGATTATACAGTCGGAATCCGTGGTAAGAACCTTTTAATGATTAAGGAAACGGATGCCAAAATTATTGCGAATTTAATGATGGGCGGTGATGGTACTGTTCTTGATGAGGAGCTTTCTGAACTTCACCTTAGCGCAGTTCAAGAAGCAATGAACCAAATGATGGGATCAGCTGCCACATCTATGTCCACCATCTTTAGTCAAAAAGTGGATATTTCACCACCAACAATTGATGTACTAGGTTTTCCGCCGAAAAAATTAGATGAATTAGAAGAAGAAATTATTCTTGAAGTAAAATTTAATCTAAAAGTTGGCAGTCTTATTGACTCCGATATGATACAATTCCTTCCACTATCCTTTGCGAAGGATATGGTAAATAAAATTCTTTATCCGGGTGAAGCTGCACCAGCAGCAAGTCCTGTTACCGAAAAATCGGAAGTGATAACAAACCAGGCAGCAGCTGCCCAACCAGTCAGCCCTCCGCCGGTTGAAAGAAGACCAGAACCGCATGCGACTGTGCAACCACAGGTTAATGCGAATGTTCAAAAGGTTGAATTTACTAATTTCTCTGAGCCGCAAATAAACAGCTCAGCCACCAGCAACATTGATTTACTTTACGATATCCCACTTACGATTACCGTAGAGCTGGGGAGGACACAAATGCCAATTCGTAAAATACTTGAGCTGGGACCTGGTGCTGTGATCCAATTGGATAAATTGGCCGGAGAACCTGTAGATATATTAGCAAACCACAAACTCATCGCTAAAGGTGAAGTGGTTGTCATAGAAGAAAACTTCGGAGTAAGGATTACAGACATTATTAGTCCATCCGACCGTTTAACTAAAATGACTATGTAACAGTGACTTCAAATTTTGGGAGGAAAGAAATTATGGCAAGAGTATTAATTGTGGATGATGCAGCATTTATGCGCATGATGTTGAAGGACATCTTAACAAAGAATGGACTTGAAGTTGTTGGCGAAGCTGTTAACGGTGCAGATGCAGTAGAAAAGTATAAAGAACTGCAGCCGGATGTTGTAACAATGGATATTACAATGCCTGAAAAGGATGGAATCACGGCTGTTAAAGAAATTAAAGCATTCAGCCCACAGGCTAAAGTGATCATGTGCTCTGCAATGGGGCAGCAGCCAATGGTGTTGGAGGCAATTCAGGCTGGAGCTAAAGACTTTATCGTAAAGCCATTCCAGCCAGATCGCGTAATGGATTCCATTAAAAAGGTTTTAGGTTAATCTATATTTATTAATAAAGGAAATGGTGGAGATATTTTGACTGCAACATTAGGCAATTGTCGAAGATGTGGAAAGCTATACCTTCGTATTCGCAATATTTGTGATCAATGTTTTCAAAAACAAGAAGATGATTTCCTTAAAGTTTCCGAGTATTTAAGGGATTTTCCAGGCGTCACGATTCATGCTTTAAGCGAAGCTACAGAGGTATCAGTTGGACAAATTCGTGAATTCATCATGGCTGAACGTATTATAGCAGGCCATTTTCCTAATCTTGCTTATCCTTGCGAAACCTGTGGTTCCATGATCAAGTCAGGAACAAAATGTCAAAATTGTTTTGAATCTATCAGTAAGTTGGCTAAGCAAATGGACCAAAAAGGGCCTGAAGTGAATGGGGATAAAAGCAAAAAAAAGGCCGGATATATATCCGACTATCTTTAAGAAGCAAAAACGAGAAGTGTTATGGCACTCTCGTTTTTTTTTGTGCTTTGTTATTTAAGACTGTTGTTTTCCTTTTCAAGACGCATTGTTATTCGCTGGAGACTGGAAAGGATCTTTCACAATCCTTGTAAGGGGATTGGTTACACCCATCCTTAAATTAGCGTATGCACGAGGGATAACAGGTATTATAATCGATGAGATCACAGTCCTATTCCTATCATAATGAAATTAATGACATTTTAGAGATAATTTACTTGAGGCTAATTAATCCAATAAAGTATTTAATTCGTTTATTTAAAATAAAAGACCTTAATCTACGTATATTTAAAACTTCGTTAAAAGATGACTTGTGATACCTGTATGAGAGTTCATCCAAGGCACGTGAAGGTGCTTATTTAGATTGCTTTAGCTATTACAGGGTTTACTATACTGTATTTTCATAAATAAATTCCTTTAATCAAGGCCGCAACTTTGAAAATAAAGTAGCATTGCGAACATTTCGTTTCAATCAACATAGGGAAAAATCAACAGCATTATTATACAACAGTAAAATAAAAAACCTCCTGCAATTTCCTGCAGGAGGTTTTCCTATTTACGAAGAACGATGATATTTACTCTTCGGTTTGCTTCGCGGTGTGCTGGTGTATCATTTGGATATATTGGTTTATATTCACCATATCCAGTGTAACGCATCCGCTGAGGGTTAATGCTTTTCGATTGCAAATAGTGAACGACAGATAAGGCTCTGGCACCGGATAGTTCCCAGTTGGAAATAAACTGTGTGCTGTGGATCGGCTGGTTATCGGTATGTCCTTCAATGATAATTGAATTATCAACTGTCTGTAACATTTTAGCTATATTATCAAGAATCGGTGTGAAATTCGCTTTTAGCTGGTCGCTGCCTGAATCGAAAATAATCGAATCCTTTAGAGTAATCTGGATCCCTTCTTGTAAATCTGTCAGGTGAATTTCGGCATTTAAGTGATTCTGGTCTATATATTGCTGCATTTGTTTCATAAATTCTTGCAATTTCTGTTCATCAGTGCTTTCAGTTTGATTCTTATTTTGATTTAGGATTTGCTTCGCATTTGCACTGGAATTTTGACTTGCAATTGAACCTGGCGTATTTTGCTTTGTTGTTAAACCTGTATTACTAGGTGACTGTCCCCCGCTGTTCGTATCAAAAACAGATATCGTATTAAAAGCCGTATAAAGAGATTGTATCATTGCATCCATTTTAGACTTATCTTCGGAACGCATGGAGAATAATACTATAAATAGGGCAAGCAGAAGCGTAAGCAAGTCAGCATATGGGATCAGCCATGTTTCATCAATATGTTCTTCTTCTTCATGATG
Above is a genomic segment from Neobacillus endophyticus containing:
- the fliM gene encoding flagellar motor switch protein FliM, encoding MADVLSQQEIDALLSALNNGEIQASDVKEQNDKVKVYDFKRAMRYSKEHLRSITRIHENFSRLLTSFLSTQLRTFVQIEIDLVDQVNYSEFVASIPSKTILNVFDVKPVDGKMVMEINPQVAYAVLERLLGGQGDASERNGSLTEIETVLLQKVFTRAFEMYQEVWKDIENMRVKLEGIETNPQFIQIASQNDTVIIIVFHTTIGETTGRMTLCIPHLIVEPVLPKLSTHQWLSSLAKKNVPQQDKIIQNLDNVRVPVLAELGRATLPVSEIMNLQIGDVIGIETGKIQVKVGQQTRFLGNPGTKKGRYAIQIDQVIQVEGDDLKNE
- the fliY gene encoding flagellar motor switch phosphatase FliY, which encodes MNEGLLSQDEINALFNQTEEKKQLSINDFLSPMEQDALGEIGNISLGSSTTALSTLLNQRVEITTPTIDVVEREKMEDTISENHVAVHVDYTVGIRGKNLLMIKETDAKIIANLMMGGDGTVLDEELSELHLSAVQEAMNQMMGSAATSMSTIFSQKVDISPPTIDVLGFPPKKLDELEEEIILEVKFNLKVGSLIDSDMIQFLPLSFAKDMVNKILYPGEAAPAASPVTEKSEVITNQAAAAQPVSPPPVERRPEPHATVQPQVNANVQKVEFTNFSEPQINSSATSNIDLLYDIPLTITVELGRTQMPIRKILELGPGAVIQLDKLAGEPVDILANHKLIAKGEVVVIEENFGVRITDIISPSDRLTKMTM
- a CDS encoding response regulator yields the protein MARVLIVDDAAFMRMMLKDILTKNGLEVVGEAVNGADAVEKYKELQPDVVTMDITMPEKDGITAVKEIKAFSPQAKVIMCSAMGQQPMVLEAIQAGAKDFIVKPFQPDRVMDSIKKVLG
- a CDS encoding flagellar protein, with the protein product MTATLGNCRRCGKLYLRIRNICDQCFQKQEDDFLKVSEYLRDFPGVTIHALSEATEVSVGQIREFIMAERIIAGHFPNLAYPCETCGSMIKSGTKCQNCFESISKLAKQMDQKGPEVNGDKSKKKAGYISDYL
- a CDS encoding OmpA family protein, with the protein product MSRKKRHNHHEEEEHIDETWLIPYADLLTLLLALFIVLFSMRSEDKSKMDAMIQSLYTAFNTISVFDTNSGGQSPSNTGLTTKQNTPGSIASQNSSANAKQILNQNKNQTESTDEQKLQEFMKQMQQYIDQNHLNAEIHLTDLQEGIQITLKDSIIFDSGSDQLKANFTPILDNIAKMLQTVDNSIIIEGHTDNQPIHSTQFISNWELSGARALSVVHYLQSKSINPQRMRYTGYGEYKPIYPNDTPAHREANRRVNIIVLRK